A genomic segment from Chitinophaga flava encodes:
- a CDS encoding sensor histidine kinase: MIPLKKIFPVIVVLITLSLLGIIYIQFNWIKNAIAIKKEQLVERSVNMISDVQKEMLMERKARVMFRINEKDQNTLKGFNLDLDRGIPYLPPASELYNNVREMRILIRDKMRKNHLDTANFEFAILAPVPGIGSQLKVHSPNFERIYRENEKDSASEIKRFQVTYIALDDMINLGPQTESLMVIMKSDDSIARQLGFMITGSVLFTFILVTAFALTVRTMLNQKKLSEIKSDFINNMTHELKTPLATISLAIDAIGNEKVMSKPDKIRYFSGIIKEENKRMNKQVESILQSALLEKDEIGLKLQAMDVHQVIRTTTDNLQLQLASKNGTIDLQLDAINPVIMADDVHFSNVVFNLLDNAIKYSKDNLEVKIQTYNTRKSLFIVFSDNGIGMSRDTISRIFEKFYRAHTGNVHNVKGFGLGLTYVKAIVDAHKGKIKVESTVGKGSKFTLEFPQE, from the coding sequence ATGATACCACTAAAGAAAATTTTTCCTGTCATCGTTGTACTGATCACTTTATCCCTGCTGGGTATTATCTATATTCAGTTTAACTGGATCAAAAATGCCATCGCTATCAAAAAAGAGCAGCTGGTAGAACGCTCCGTCAACATGATCAGTGATGTGCAGAAAGAAATGCTGATGGAACGGAAAGCCCGTGTTATGTTCCGCATCAACGAAAAAGATCAGAACACCCTTAAAGGATTCAACCTGGACCTCGACCGTGGTATTCCGTATCTGCCCCCTGCCAGCGAACTTTACAACAATGTCCGGGAAATGAGGATTCTCATTCGGGACAAGATGAGGAAAAACCACCTCGACACAGCCAATTTCGAGTTCGCCATCCTGGCCCCTGTGCCCGGTATTGGCTCCCAGCTCAAAGTACATTCTCCCAACTTCGAAAGAATTTACAGGGAAAACGAAAAAGACAGCGCCAGCGAAATCAAACGTTTTCAGGTGACCTATATCGCGCTGGACGACATGATCAACCTGGGTCCACAGACCGAAAGCCTCATGGTCATCATGAAATCAGATGACTCTATCGCCCGCCAGCTGGGCTTCATGATCACAGGCAGCGTACTGTTTACTTTCATCCTTGTAACAGCATTTGCCCTGACAGTCCGCACCATGCTCAACCAGAAAAAGCTGTCGGAAATAAAGTCAGACTTTATCAACAACATGACCCATGAGTTGAAAACGCCCCTGGCCACTATCTCCCTGGCCATCGATGCTATCGGCAACGAAAAGGTAATGAGTAAACCCGATAAAATCCGCTATTTCTCCGGTATTATCAAGGAAGAAAATAAACGGATGAATAAACAGGTGGAAAGTATCCTGCAATCAGCCCTCCTGGAGAAAGATGAAATTGGCCTCAAACTGCAGGCAATGGACGTACACCAGGTGATCCGCACCACCACCGACAATCTGCAGCTGCAACTGGCTTCCAAAAACGGAACAATAGACCTGCAGCTGGATGCCATCAACCCTGTCATCATGGCCGATGATGTGCATTTCTCCAACGTGGTGTTTAACCTGCTCGATAATGCCATCAAATACTCCAAAGACAACCTGGAAGTAAAAATACAGACCTATAATACCCGCAAAAGTCTCTTTATTGTCTTCTCGGACAATGGAATCGGCATGAGCCGGGACACTATTTCCCGTATCTTTGAGAAATTCTACCGCGCCCACACAGGTAACGTACACAATGTAAAAGGCTTTGGCCTCGGTCTTACCTATGTTAAGGCCATCGTAGATGCTCATAAAGGAAAAATCAAAGTGGAAAGCACCGTAGGCAAAGGCAGTAAGTTCACCCTCGAATTTCCACAGGAATAG
- a CDS encoding HesA/MoeB/ThiF family protein, which translates to MTLSEKELQHFKHPIAVPGIGVGMQEKLNGARVLVVGAGGLGCPVLQYLSASGVGVIGIADYGVINDEDMHRQPIYQMQDIRKHKAKMAASRLWAVNPFTKHYPMLVQAKPANIELLLPGFDLVIDCSQHLPTHLLINDACVKHNLPFVTGEVHNWMAWYGGFNMPLPDGTRSATYRCAIPITEEYQNFDAGALGATHGVTGMQIVVEVLKYLMDVPGGLAGKLYGKDYLHNLTTVHDLTVNAGVLEKTVMDGILTAEDYGLDIVPDVED; encoded by the coding sequence ATGACACTCAGTGAAAAAGAATTACAGCATTTTAAGCATCCCATCGCGGTACCCGGTATAGGGGTAGGCATGCAGGAAAAACTGAATGGTGCCCGCGTACTGGTTGTAGGAGCCGGCGGTCTTGGCTGCCCGGTGTTGCAATACCTCAGTGCCAGCGGTGTAGGCGTAATCGGTATCGCAGATTACGGCGTCATCAACGACGAAGACATGCACCGTCAGCCTATATACCAGATGCAGGATATCCGTAAACACAAAGCCAAAATGGCTGCCAGCAGATTATGGGCGGTAAATCCATTCACCAAACATTATCCCATGCTGGTGCAGGCCAAACCCGCTAATATAGAGCTGCTGCTGCCCGGCTTCGACCTGGTGATAGACTGCTCCCAGCATCTGCCCACGCACCTGCTCATCAACGACGCCTGCGTAAAACATAACCTGCCCTTCGTGACAGGGGAAGTACATAACTGGATGGCCTGGTATGGTGGTTTTAATATGCCCCTGCCCGATGGTACCCGCTCAGCTACCTATCGTTGTGCCATACCCATCACCGAAGAATACCAGAACTTCGATGCCGGCGCCCTTGGTGCCACACATGGCGTTACTGGTATGCAAATAGTAGTGGAAGTGCTGAAATATCTCATGGACGTGCCCGGCGGACTGGCCGGAAAACTCTATGGCAAAGACTACCTGCACAACCTCACTACCGTGCATGACCTCACTGTAAATGCCGGAGTACTGGAGAAAACCGTGATGGATGGCATATTGACTGCAGAAGACTACGGACTGGACATTGTTCCGGATGTCGAAGACTAA
- a CDS encoding S66 peptidase family protein yields the protein MVKIPPYLKKGDLIGVTCASSKMELQAAEYAAGVLSSWGYRVHLGITVGTSFHNFSAPDELRLEELQDMLDDPEIKAIVFGRGGYGMVCILDKLDFTRFRKHPKWLCGYSDVTILHAHIQERYGIPTLHSMMCSGITPETIDNEYVNSLAAALKGKSYRYSAPSHTLNREGTASGILVGGNLSLLANSSGSKSQIDTKDKILLLEDIGEYRYNIDRMMYNLKRAGWLDKLAGLVVGSFTEGKDMNIPFGQTEYEIIHNIVKEYDYPVCFGFPSGHQPENYALRLGMKHELKVGELKTVMSVTDDDDDDKRRAKRK from the coding sequence ATGGTAAAAATTCCGCCATATCTGAAAAAAGGCGACCTGATTGGAGTTACGTGCGCCAGCAGCAAAATGGAGCTGCAGGCGGCCGAATATGCTGCCGGAGTGTTATCGTCATGGGGCTACCGGGTTCACCTGGGCATTACTGTAGGCACCAGTTTTCATAATTTTTCCGCACCGGACGAGCTCAGGCTCGAAGAGCTGCAGGATATGCTGGATGATCCTGAAATAAAAGCAATCGTATTTGGGCGGGGTGGCTATGGTATGGTATGTATCCTGGATAAACTTGACTTTACCCGTTTCCGCAAACATCCCAAATGGTTGTGTGGTTACAGTGATGTAACCATCCTCCATGCACATATCCAGGAGCGTTATGGCATTCCTACCCTTCACTCTATGATGTGCAGCGGCATTACACCCGAAACTATTGATAATGAATATGTAAATAGTCTCGCTGCTGCTCTGAAAGGTAAATCCTACCGCTATTCTGCGCCCTCACATACACTGAACCGGGAAGGCACTGCCTCCGGCATACTGGTAGGCGGCAATTTGTCGCTGCTGGCCAATTCTTCGGGTTCCAAATCCCAGATCGATACCAAAGATAAAATCCTGCTGCTCGAAGATATAGGGGAATACCGCTATAACATTGACCGTATGATGTACAACCTGAAGCGTGCCGGATGGCTGGACAAACTTGCCGGCCTGGTAGTAGGGTCTTTTACCGAAGGCAAAGACATGAACATACCTTTCGGACAAACGGAATACGAAATTATCCACAATATCGTCAAAGAGTATGACTATCCGGTATGCTTTGGCTTCCCATCCGGCCACCAGCCTGAAAATTACGCGCTGAGGCTGGGAATGAAACATGAGCTGAAAGTAGGCGAACTGAAAACGGTGATGTCTGTGACTGATGATGATGATGACGATAAGCGCAGAGCAAAGCGAAAATAA
- a CDS encoding 3-hydroxyacyl-CoA dehydrogenase/enoyl-CoA hydratase family protein — MQRHINKVAVLGSGVMGSRIACHFAGIGVQVLLLDIAPKELNDAEKKKNLSLDSTVVKNRIVNDALQAALKSNPSPVYTKDVVKRIKTGNFTDDMKRVAEVDWIIEVVVENLDIKKIVFDQVEQFRKPGTLITSNTSGIPIHLMTEGRSEDFKKHFCGTHFFNPPRYLRLLEIIPTPHTDAAVIDFLMHYGDLFLGKTTVLCKDTPAFIANRVGVYSIMAIFHIMQEMGLGIDEVDALTGPVIGRPKSATFRTADVVGIDTLVKVARGVKDNCPDDEAASIFEIPSFLQKVVENNWLGDKTGQGFYKKTKGEGGKEILTLNLQTMEYGPKQKPKFASIEAAKPIEDLKQRIRALSAATDKAGQFYQQFHARLFAYVSHRIPEIADDIYKVDDAMKAGFGWEIGPFETWDLLGVEASVKIVEEKGLTVAQWVKDMLAKGIKSFYKAENGKKFYYDINSQAYKTVPGEGEFIILENFSNNIVWKNNACNLVDIGDGVVCFDWKTKMNTIGGEVLEGLNKAVDLAEKGFRGLVVGNEGTNFSAGANVGMIFMLAAEQEYDELDMAVRLFQRTTMRLRYSSIPVVVAPHALTLGGGCEMALHADKVQAAAETYIGLVELGVGLIPGGGGTKEMTLRASLEFKEGRIEEEPLKDYFMAVATAKVATSGFEGFDMGVLRKGHDEITMNPGRLIADAKRSVIALADEGYTRPVERTDIKVMGRSALGALLAGVYAMKFGNYISEHDQKVANKLAYVMCGGDLTEPSFVSEQYLLDLEREAFLSLCGERKTLERLQSVIKTGKPVRN; from the coding sequence ATGCAAAGACACATCAACAAAGTAGCCGTGCTCGGCTCTGGAGTAATGGGATCAAGAATTGCCTGCCATTTCGCAGGTATAGGCGTACAGGTATTATTGCTGGATATAGCGCCAAAAGAGCTGAATGATGCAGAAAAGAAAAAGAACCTGTCACTCGACAGTACCGTGGTGAAAAACCGGATCGTGAACGATGCACTGCAAGCTGCCCTTAAATCAAATCCATCTCCTGTTTATACCAAAGATGTGGTGAAACGCATCAAAACCGGAAACTTCACGGATGATATGAAACGAGTGGCTGAAGTAGACTGGATCATCGAAGTAGTGGTGGAAAACCTGGACATCAAAAAAATAGTTTTCGACCAGGTAGAACAATTCCGCAAACCCGGTACCCTCATCACTTCCAACACTTCCGGCATTCCTATCCATCTGATGACAGAAGGCCGCAGCGAAGATTTCAAAAAACATTTCTGCGGTACCCACTTCTTTAACCCGCCCCGTTACCTCCGTCTGCTTGAAATAATACCTACTCCACATACAGATGCTGCAGTGATTGATTTTCTGATGCATTACGGCGATCTGTTCCTTGGTAAAACTACCGTGTTGTGTAAAGACACACCGGCATTTATCGCCAACAGAGTAGGCGTGTATTCCATCATGGCCATCTTCCACATTATGCAGGAGATGGGCCTCGGCATCGATGAAGTAGATGCACTCACCGGCCCGGTAATAGGCCGTCCAAAATCAGCGACCTTCCGTACTGCCGATGTGGTAGGTATTGACACCCTCGTGAAAGTAGCCAGGGGCGTGAAAGACAACTGCCCTGATGACGAAGCAGCCAGCATTTTTGAGATACCTTCTTTCCTGCAGAAAGTGGTGGAAAACAACTGGCTGGGCGATAAAACCGGTCAGGGTTTCTACAAAAAAACCAAAGGAGAAGGAGGAAAAGAAATTCTTACGCTCAATCTGCAAACGATGGAATACGGGCCTAAACAAAAGCCCAAGTTCGCCAGCATAGAAGCAGCCAAACCAATCGAAGACCTGAAACAGCGTATCCGCGCGCTGTCTGCCGCTACCGACAAAGCCGGACAGTTTTATCAGCAGTTTCATGCCCGCCTGTTTGCTTATGTATCACACCGTATTCCGGAGATAGCAGATGATATCTACAAAGTAGACGACGCCATGAAAGCCGGCTTCGGCTGGGAGATAGGTCCCTTCGAAACCTGGGACCTGCTGGGGGTGGAAGCCTCCGTGAAAATAGTGGAAGAGAAAGGCCTTACCGTAGCACAATGGGTGAAAGACATGCTGGCAAAAGGTATCAAGAGTTTCTACAAAGCAGAAAACGGAAAGAAATTTTATTACGATATCAATTCCCAGGCTTATAAAACAGTTCCGGGTGAAGGCGAATTTATCATACTAGAAAACTTCTCCAACAATATCGTTTGGAAAAACAACGCCTGCAATCTGGTAGACATCGGCGACGGTGTAGTGTGTTTTGACTGGAAAACCAAGATGAACACCATCGGTGGTGAGGTACTGGAAGGACTAAACAAAGCGGTAGACCTGGCAGAGAAAGGTTTCCGTGGTTTGGTAGTAGGTAACGAAGGCACTAATTTCTCCGCCGGCGCCAATGTGGGCATGATCTTCATGCTGGCAGCTGAGCAGGAATACGATGAGCTGGATATGGCAGTACGCCTCTTCCAGCGTACCACTATGCGTTTACGTTATTCCTCCATACCTGTAGTAGTAGCGCCTCATGCGCTTACGCTGGGTGGTGGTTGCGAAATGGCACTCCATGCGGATAAGGTACAGGCAGCCGCCGAAACCTATATTGGTCTTGTAGAACTGGGCGTAGGCCTGATTCCTGGCGGTGGAGGTACCAAGGAAATGACCCTCCGTGCCAGCCTGGAATTTAAAGAAGGCCGTATCGAAGAAGAGCCACTGAAAGATTATTTCATGGCCGTAGCCACAGCAAAAGTGGCCACCTCCGGCTTTGAAGGCTTTGATATGGGCGTGCTTCGCAAAGGTCATGATGAAATTACCATGAATCCCGGCCGTCTGATTGCTGATGCCAAACGCAGTGTGATCGCACTGGCAGATGAAGGATATACCCGTCCTGTAGAACGCACGGATATCAAAGTGATGGGACGCAGCGCCCTGGGTGCCCTGCTGGCAGGCGTTTACGCGATGAAATTCGGAAACTATATTTCCGAACATGATCAGAAAGTGGCCAATAAGCTGGCTTATGTGATGTGCGGCGGTGATCTCACAGAGCCTTCTTTCGTGAGCGAACAGTACCTGCTGGACCTGGAAAGGGAAGCCTTCCTAAGCCTCTGCGGCGAACGCAAAACGCTGGAACGTCTGCAAAGCGTTATTAAAACAGGTAAACCGGTCCGTAACTAA
- the atpD gene encoding F0F1 ATP synthase subunit beta: protein MPNTGKIKQIIGPVVDVHFEDKLPEIYNALELTRENGQKVVLEVQQHLGEDSVRCVAMDSTDGMVRGMAVVDKGAPIKMPIGDQVKGRLFNVVGEAIDGLGDIATDSGYPIHRQPPKFEELATDTEVLFTGIKVIDLIEPYAKGGKIGLFGGAGVGKTVLIQELINNIAKGYEGLSVFAGVGERTREGNDLMREMIEANIVKYGDKFKESMEHGGWDVTAVDKELLKQSQATFVFGQMNEPPGARARVALSGLTLAEYFRDGDGTSGGGRDILFFVDNIFRFTQAGSEVSALLGRMPSAVGYQPTLATEMGLMQERITSTKNGSITSVQAVYVPADDLTDPAPATTFSHLDATTVLDRKISDLGIYPAVSPLDSTSRILSPAIVGEAHYNCAQRVKMILQRYKELQDIIAILGLDELSDEDKQTVARARRVQRFLSQPFHVAEQFTGLKGVLVPIEETIRGFNMIMDGEVDEYPEAAFNLVGTIDQAIEKGKKLLEAANN from the coding sequence ATGCCTAACACAGGTAAGATCAAACAAATTATCGGTCCCGTGGTGGACGTGCACTTTGAAGATAAGTTGCCCGAAATCTACAACGCATTGGAATTAACCCGCGAAAATGGTCAGAAAGTAGTATTAGAAGTACAACAGCACCTGGGTGAAGACAGTGTACGTTGCGTGGCAATGGACTCCACCGACGGTATGGTTCGTGGAATGGCCGTAGTGGATAAAGGCGCGCCTATTAAAATGCCAATTGGCGACCAGGTTAAAGGACGTTTGTTCAATGTGGTAGGTGAAGCAATCGACGGTCTGGGTGATATCGCAACTGACAGTGGTTATCCTATTCACCGTCAGCCGCCTAAATTTGAAGAGCTGGCTACAGATACGGAAGTACTGTTTACCGGTATCAAAGTAATCGACCTGATCGAGCCATACGCAAAAGGTGGTAAAATCGGTCTGTTCGGTGGTGCGGGTGTAGGTAAAACCGTATTGATCCAGGAGCTGATCAACAACATCGCGAAAGGTTACGAAGGTCTGTCTGTATTCGCTGGTGTGGGTGAGCGTACCCGTGAGGGGAACGATCTGATGCGTGAGATGATCGAAGCTAACATCGTAAAATACGGTGACAAGTTTAAAGAATCCATGGAACACGGTGGTTGGGATGTAACTGCCGTAGATAAAGAATTACTGAAACAATCACAGGCTACGTTTGTGTTTGGTCAGATGAACGAACCTCCTGGAGCACGTGCTCGTGTGGCACTGTCCGGTCTGACCCTGGCAGAATATTTCCGTGATGGAGATGGTACTTCAGGTGGTGGTCGTGATATCCTGTTCTTCGTAGACAACATCTTCCGTTTCACCCAGGCAGGTTCCGAAGTGTCCGCTCTGTTAGGCCGTATGCCTTCCGCGGTGGGTTACCAGCCTACCCTGGCTACTGAGATGGGTCTGATGCAGGAACGTATCACCTCTACCAAAAACGGTTCCATCACCTCCGTACAGGCGGTTTACGTACCTGCGGATGACTTGACCGACCCTGCTCCGGCTACAACCTTCTCCCACCTGGATGCTACCACCGTATTGGATCGTAAGATCTCCGACCTTGGTATCTACCCGGCTGTGAGCCCGCTGGACTCTACTTCACGTATCCTGTCACCAGCCATCGTTGGTGAAGCACACTACAACTGTGCACAGCGCGTGAAAATGATCCTGCAACGTTATAAGGAATTACAGGACATCATCGCCATCCTCGGTCTGGATGAGCTGTCCGACGAAGATAAACAAACTGTTGCCCGCGCTCGTCGTGTACAACGTTTCCTGTCACAGCCTTTCCACGTAGCAGAACAGTTTACTGGTCTGAAAGGTGTATTGGTTCCGATCGAAGAAACCATCCGTGGCTTCAACATGATCATGGACGGTGAAGTGGACGAATATCCTGAAGCAGCTTTCAACCTCGTAGGTACCATCGATCAGGCTATCGAAAAAGGTAAGAAACTGCTGGAAGCAGCTAATAACTAA
- the atpC gene encoding ATP synthase F1 subunit epsilon, producing the protein MLLEVLTPERKLYAGEVYGVQLPGIDGSFEILDKHAPLIAALGNGRMKVLKDKNHSEFFTITGGFVEVLRNKATVLVEGAVANEK; encoded by the coding sequence ATGCTATTAGAAGTATTAACACCAGAAAGAAAATTATATGCAGGTGAAGTGTACGGCGTACAGCTGCCTGGCATTGACGGTTCTTTTGAAATACTGGATAAACATGCGCCCTTAATCGCTGCTCTTGGAAATGGTAGAATGAAAGTGCTGAAAGATAAAAATCACAGCGAATTCTTTACCATCACCGGCGGCTTCGTGGAAGTACTGCGCAACAAGGCTACCGTGCTTGTAGAAGGTGCTGTAGCTAACGAAAAATAA
- a CDS encoding YqgE/AlgH family protein, with the protein MVSLSPGILLIADPFLKDPNFARTVIFLCENDEKGSFGFVINRLFDQQLDMLIPDVIYPGIPVHYGGPVQVDTIHFMHRLPELIPGGLEVSPGVFWGGRFDDVVELLNKGALDLRKIKFFIGYSGWTEGQLEEELKEKSWIPSESTPALIFEAEEQQIWQQALRNLGSNFAMMANFPIDPSLN; encoded by the coding sequence ATGGTAAGCCTGTCGCCCGGTATTTTGCTTATAGCCGACCCATTTCTGAAAGATCCCAACTTTGCCCGTACGGTAATTTTTCTGTGTGAAAATGACGAAAAGGGTAGTTTTGGCTTCGTTATCAACCGATTATTTGATCAGCAGCTGGACATGTTGATTCCTGATGTGATTTATCCGGGTATTCCGGTACATTACGGGGGGCCGGTGCAAGTGGATACGATTCATTTTATGCATCGGTTGCCGGAGCTTATTCCGGGTGGTCTGGAGGTGTCTCCCGGGGTGTTCTGGGGCGGCCGTTTCGATGATGTGGTGGAGCTGCTGAACAAGGGTGCGCTGGATCTGCGGAAGATCAAGTTTTTTATTGGTTATTCCGGGTGGACCGAAGGGCAGCTGGAAGAAGAGCTGAAAGAGAAGTCATGGATCCCTTCTGAGAGCACGCCGGCGTTGATATTTGAGGCTGAAGAGCAGCAGATATGGCAGCAGGCGCTCCGAAATCTTGGCAGTAATTTTGCCATGATGGCAAATTTCCCTATTGATCCATCTTTAAATTAA
- the metG gene encoding methionine--tRNA ligase encodes MGKFNRYLITAALPYANGPVHIGHLAGCYLPADIYVRYLRAKKADVKFVCGTDEHGVPITIKAMKENVTPQDIVDKYHKIIGDSFAAMGISFDIFARTSAPIHHETASDFFLKMYNEGLFEEKESEQYFDPEKKVFLADRYIVGTCPKCGNDKAYGDQCERCGTSLSPDELINPHSALSNAVPVKKLTKHWYMPLQNYEPWLNEWLLEGHKEWKNNVYGQCKSWLDSGLQSRAMTRDSNWGIKVPLKDADGKVLYVWFDAPIGYISATKELTPNWADYWCKEDTKLVHFIGKDNIVFHCIIFPAMLKAHGGFVFPDNVPANEFLNIEGEKVSTSRNWAVWVHDYIADFPDQQDVLRYVLCSTSPETKDNDFTWKDFQDRNNNELVNNLGNFVNRTMVLTHKLCGGRVPRLHEELLDSDDKELLAEFQATKQRLETSLEAYRFREALAEVMEFSRKGNGYMQKKEPWILAKAMDKLKAGETHPTYTVADLELLQNRIDNCLHICLQLMANLAIFTHPFLPFTSRKICHLLKVVDRMLEWENAGSIKLVNVAYPLREPELLFQKIDDEKIAAQIEKLHAGLIKPAAEAVTAAPAAVEEKPAAPAKPEIQYDDFAKLDLRVGTIVQAEKVEKADKLLKLLVDIGTEQRTVVSGIAMHFNPADIIGKQVTLVANLAPRKMRGIESQGMILMAEDNGKLVFVNPAEAVAPGSGVS; translated from the coding sequence ATGGGAAAATTTAACAGATATCTAATAACTGCGGCATTGCCTTATGCCAACGGCCCTGTCCACATCGGACACCTCGCCGGCTGCTACCTGCCCGCAGATATTTACGTGCGTTATCTGCGCGCTAAAAAAGCAGATGTGAAATTCGTTTGTGGTACCGATGAACATGGTGTGCCTATCACCATCAAGGCCATGAAGGAAAACGTGACGCCCCAGGATATTGTGGACAAATACCATAAAATTATAGGCGACAGCTTCGCAGCCATGGGTATCTCTTTCGATATCTTCGCCCGCACCAGCGCCCCTATACACCACGAAACAGCATCTGACTTCTTCCTCAAAATGTACAATGAAGGCCTTTTTGAAGAAAAAGAATCAGAACAGTACTTCGACCCGGAAAAGAAAGTGTTCCTGGCCGACCGCTATATCGTGGGTACCTGCCCCAAATGTGGCAATGATAAGGCTTATGGCGATCAGTGCGAACGTTGTGGTACTTCCCTTAGCCCTGATGAACTGATCAACCCGCATTCTGCCCTCAGCAATGCCGTGCCGGTCAAAAAACTGACCAAACACTGGTATATGCCCCTTCAGAACTATGAGCCATGGCTGAATGAATGGTTGCTGGAAGGTCATAAAGAGTGGAAAAACAACGTATATGGTCAGTGCAAAAGCTGGCTCGACAGCGGACTGCAAAGCCGTGCGATGACCCGCGACAGCAATTGGGGTATCAAAGTCCCCCTGAAGGATGCAGACGGAAAGGTTCTCTACGTATGGTTTGATGCGCCCATCGGTTATATCTCTGCCACTAAAGAACTCACCCCCAACTGGGCTGACTACTGGTGCAAGGAAGATACCAAGCTGGTGCACTTCATCGGAAAAGATAACATCGTTTTCCACTGTATCATCTTCCCGGCCATGCTCAAGGCGCACGGCGGTTTCGTATTCCCGGACAACGTACCGGCCAACGAATTCCTGAACATCGAAGGAGAAAAAGTATCCACCTCCCGTAACTGGGCTGTATGGGTACACGACTATATCGCCGATTTCCCTGACCAGCAGGATGTACTGCGTTATGTATTATGCAGTACTTCCCCTGAAACCAAGGACAACGACTTTACCTGGAAAGACTTCCAGGACCGCAATAACAATGAGCTGGTAAACAACCTGGGTAACTTTGTAAACCGTACTATGGTGCTGACCCACAAATTGTGCGGTGGCAGAGTACCTCGTTTGCATGAAGAACTGCTGGATAGCGATGACAAGGAACTGCTGGCTGAATTCCAGGCTACTAAACAACGGTTGGAGACCAGCCTGGAAGCTTACCGTTTCCGCGAAGCGCTGGCTGAAGTGATGGAGTTTTCCCGTAAAGGAAACGGCTATATGCAGAAGAAAGAACCATGGATTCTTGCAAAAGCCATGGATAAACTTAAAGCTGGTGAAACGCATCCGACTTATACAGTAGCTGATCTGGAACTGTTACAGAACCGGATAGACAACTGTTTGCATATATGTTTACAGTTGATGGCTAACCTGGCAATCTTCACACATCCATTCCTGCCATTCACATCCAGAAAGATCTGTCATCTGCTGAAAGTGGTAGATCGTATGCTGGAGTGGGAAAATGCAGGCAGCATTAAACTGGTGAATGTAGCATATCCGCTGCGCGAACCAGAACTGCTTTTCCAGAAAATTGATGATGAAAAAATTGCAGCCCAGATAGAGAAACTGCACGCAGGCCTCATCAAGCCAGCTGCAGAAGCTGTCACTGCCGCTCCGGCCGCAGTAGAAGAAAAACCTGCTGCTCCTGCCAAACCTGAAATCCAGTACGATGACTTCGCCAAACTCGATCTTCGTGTAGGTACTATCGTTCAGGCAGAAAAAGTAGAGAAAGCAGATAAGCTGCTGAAACTGCTGGTAGACATTGGTACTGAACAACGTACAGTCGTTTCCGGTATAGCCATGCATTTTAATCCGGCAGATATCATTGGCAAACAGGTAACGCTGGTGGCCAACCTGGCGCCCCGCAAAATGCGGGGTATCGAAAGCCAGGGAATGATTCTGATGGCGGAAGATAATGGCAAACTGGTGTTTGTCAATCCCGCTGAAGCCGTAGCACCCGGTAGCGGAGTGAGCTGA